The genomic window AGGCCGTGGTTGCGCTTGTATTCCTCGTAGCCCTCGGCCAGCTGCTCCAGGGCCGAGGCGTGGGGCAGGAGCTGGTAGGACTCGCGCGAGAGCACCTCGTGGATGGACAATTCTTTATTGCGGGACTTGCCGATGAGCTCCAGCACGAAGCCCTTCTTGGGGAAGCTCTTGTCGCCCTTGCCCAGGCCCTTCTCGCCCATCACCAGCCCCATGACGTCTTCCGCGTCGCCCCGGTCCATGATGGTCAGCGATCCGGGATAACCCACGGCCTGGGGATAACGCCTGAGCGTGGCGAAGGAGAAGGCGTGGAACGTGCCGCCCTGCACGCCGCCCAGGGCCATGCCCAGGAGCTTTTCGGCGCGGTGGAGCATTTCCGTGGCGGCCTTGCGGGTGAAGGTGAGCAGCAGGATGGAGGAGGGCTCAACGCCCAGGCTCACCAGCCGGGCGAGGCGATGCACCAGGGTGCGCGTCTTGCCGGAACCGGCTCCGGCGATGACCAGCACCGGCCCGTCGGTGGCCATCACGGCCTCGAGCTGGGCCGGGTTCAGCTGGCTCTTGAAGTCTATGGGCATGGCGTTCTTACGCCTCCAGCCCGAAATACGTGAACATCTCGCGTCCGGCCTCGCTGACCGTGGCGGGCGAGCTGCCCTGCGAGTCGTAATAGAAGGCGTCGCCAGCCGTGTGCACCCCAAAGCGTCCGTGCAGGCCGCAGAGCTGGAGCCGGTCGAACTTGCCGGTCAGGGCGTAGCCGGGGCGCGCCTCGCAGATCAGGTCAGGAGCCTTGAAGGTGAAGGGGCCGGAGTAGATCTCGCGCGGATCGTGCACGGCGGCCATGATGGGCTTGCCCTCATGGCTGAGTTCCATCAGCGAGGCCTTCAGCTCGTCTTTCAACTTGTCGGCGATGTACTGGTGGAAGACGCCGCGCGCGAAGCGTTCCTTGACGTTTATGAAGATGCGGCCCGGGTCCAGGGCGAAGGCTGCGGACTCGTGCGGGGCGATGGCCTGGCTGTCGTACTCGTTGGTCCCCCGGTCCTTCAGCGTCAGGATACCCTGGGACATGAGCCACACGTTCAGGTCCACTTCGGTTATGCACTCGGTGAAGCCGTGGTCGGCCAGCACGATGAGGCGTTTGGGGCCTTTCAGTGCGTCAAACCGCTCCAGCACCAGGCCGATCACGCGGTCCCACTCCGCCAAAAACTCCATGAAGGCCCCGTGCAGGGCGTGCTGCGGATTG from Fundidesulfovibrio putealis DSM 16056 includes these protein-coding regions:
- a CDS encoding alkaline phosphatase family protein; this translates as MHDQLNGRTRLVVLGLDGLPFSLAQSLCRDGSLPNLATLALSSNARAIRAELPELSPVNWASFVTGKNPGGHGVFGFSQIDPASYAQSLVDSSAIKASSIFERMGEKGLTSKVLNLPGAYPAKPIPGMMVAGFVAHDLQKAVHPPFLAGILAGEGYVLEADTTRGAKDPDYLLSQVRATLRSRARALELFWPDLSWDLFMLVLTETDRLFHFFYPAVANPQHALHGAFMEFLAEWDRVIGLVLERFDALKGPKRLIVLADHGFTECITEVDLNVWLMSQGILTLKDRGTNEYDSQAIAPHESAAFALDPGRIFINVKERFARGVFHQYIADKLKDELKASLMELSHEGKPIMAAVHDPREIYSGPFTFKAPDLICEARPGYALTGKFDRLQLCGLHGRFGVHTAGDAFYYDSQGSSPATVSEAGREMFTYFGLEA